ACGTGGCATAGGacttgcctgagattttgagatttGTGAAATATTAATTGACTATGCTGTCCCCATTTTTGAATTCTCGCCTTATCATGAGCGTTTCTAAACATTTTGGATTTTGTTGCCTGTGATCTCATAGGCCGCTTGAATCTAGACGTTGCGAAATCTGATTGGCTGAAGAAAAGGTCAATGACAGTCATTCAGTCTAGCTAATAGTAAGATGCCACGAAATGGAGACCATGTGAGATTGAGCTGATCTGATTTTGTATATTTTAGGACCGGGATCAGCATCCAAGTGCGGAAAGTGGGGCCCGCTTTGGAAACCCGGGTTGCTCTGGAGGGAAATGATTCTCTGTTTTTCGGGGTACGTATTTCCTAGGTAGAGGATCGAAGTTGGTCAGCTTGTCGCTACTCGGCACTCGCCATTTGTTTTATATCTTCATAtttttgtacattataaactcgCAATTTTGTGATTTTTAAAATACGAAAAATCAATTTCACGTAAAcgctaaaaaaaataattaagaaaattagtGTGTGATCTCAACAAAACTTACTtataaataagaaattatatatAAGTTAggatttaatttaacttataaatttagAAAATACTTGCATGCTTGATATCAGAGTTAATTAAaacattatattatatatatatattactaaaaatatactactttctttaaattatttataattatattttattattaaattaattttaaaatttacatatatttagcattctaatacttaaattttatttaattaaattttttattattatttaaaataaaatttcataaaaaaaaaaactaaaatcagaaatttattattttaaaaccgttactttcatttttcttctAAAAGTTTAGTTCGttttacataaaaattaaataaaaaaaatcagaaattCACTTTTGCTACAAAATTTgatcatttttataaaattttaatttaaacaaataaaaaaattgtaacttttatgtttaaaaaaataaatggatgtcaatttcaaatttaaaatgatttaattttattttttatggccggttttaattaattattgaaatttattaattaattttaatatataaaaatataaataattaaaggatatatatatatatatagtccttATTTACTTAAATGCAATAagtaattgaattaataaataaGTGAATAATTAAAATAGATGGGAGGAAAAATAATTGTATTTGAACATTATGTTAACATGAATATGTTCAATTACAAATTGCTGGCAAATTACAAGTGTATCCATGTTCATATATATTTCAAGCAATGATgacatattaaaaataaaattttaatattattattaattttaattatagttTAATTTGTATATTTCCAAGTTAAGAAGCTTGGGGTCGCGATTTATTCAAGTAACTACTTGCAGAGGGCAATAAAGTTGAAATTTAAGTTGGAAAATAACTAATTTGTCAAGTTCCATATGCTATTTACTGCCATATGCTTGGTACTCTCATGGTCCTAAAAAATGGTGTCCtgactcctttttttttttaattcattttaatatttttatgcataaaatcaaaaattttaagatAAAGGAAGCTATTCAAGTGTATGTAGTCCaattatatgatttatttaaatagttttattattatttcaacaTAAGTCTCTATTttcttataataaaaaaaaaagaagaaagagttacgatttaatatttttttcataatgCTATTTAAATATAACTAATTctctatttaattattaatataaagaaattgatttaatttacttTTTTCTATAAATAAATTATCTTTTTTCATGTTTTTAGTGATATGTACAATATAATATTTACTATTTCAATTTATGTTGGTTTTTGTTATATGGAATATACTTAATAAATCAAAAAATTAAGAGcagattcatagatgatatatatcATTAGAATTTGGAGTAATTACATTTGTATATATTTGTAGCTTCAATTTAAGATTGATAGTATATAAATGGCTATATTTAACGGCCTTCGCTAATTCGCAAGAGAcagttttaattttttatataatattttttcttAAGAATAAGAAAACAGattttcaaaatattttataatttattaattaattagtatagaaattttctaaaattacatatacaaaaaaattaaatcacaagTATAAATAAACAAGGGCAACAAAAAaaactaataatttttaaaaatattaacattgttattattttaataagCACAACACTTAATTACagtcttttttgttattttgataaactaagttatttttaagtacttattaactAAATAAACTACTTCATTATTCTATTTTTATCTGTCATTTATAGTTTTTACATGATAATTAAAGaagtatttaaaaattataataaaatacttcTTAATTTGACTAAATTACTATTTATATCACTTAATTGAGAGAGACAGATAGAAGTTCTAAGATCAGTTTTTAGAAATTGAATAAATAGCTATTATACTTAATAAAGATGaggataaaattgaaaaaaaaaatactctaTGATATtctcaaaataataaataattaaaaaattttgataaaaaaataattaaaaagcggAAAAATGGAATACTTAGGAATATTTTGATacacaattaaaaatttgaaagttaaATATTAATCTTGCAAATTTTTAAGAGTAATTATTAAgggtaaaattaattaatggcCTCACATTTAATAGTATTTAAtaggaagttaaaaaaaaaaaaaagaaatattgcGTTATTCTATTTATTaagttttattaatttagttaacatTTAACCCTTGAGTTAAATTATAAGGAGGTTAAAAGTTTATATTCTCTCGTAACATCTAATCAACAAAGGTGAGAGATGAAAAATTTCAAtggtaataattattttttattcaattaataaattattattaaaaattttaaataattaaatgtattttttttttaatttttccattGACAAGTCAATAATTTTAATGGCATTAATTAATTTAGTTGTATGTTCATTATTAATGGAACAAATATAAAATACagacttatttaaaaaaaaaaagcacaaaattaaataatatttaaatttacaatAGCTAAGCTAACTCCAATTAGTAAcgtcttttaattaaaaaaaaaaaaagagagtaaCGTCTTGTTATTGCCATAATGCCAATGCACGTTCTAAtacgacaaatacctcatcagaaattatattaaatattaagttAGGTTAGGGACCATCATATATAACGAAGCAGGTGAAATGAAATCAACAATAAGACAACACAAATTTCAtgatttactattttttttttaatttttaattctaaaTAATGGTTTAACTGAGAGGGGAGGATAGTAAAAAATATACTTTTTAAAGGTTGTAgagttaaaaaaatatatatatatgggaaaaGATGAAATGATtattattttcataaatattgtgaaaaaataattaacaatgtaaatatatcactataacttacttttgtcACTTATTGGGTTAAttataggggtgagcattcggttcaaaccaaaccgaatcgaattgaactaaattaaattataaaaattgaatcgtaaattttagaaatcaaatcgaaccaaaaagggtgaaaaaccgaatcgaactgaaccgttctatttcagttcggttcggtttaaatcgatcggtttgattttttatttattttttaatttagacttgattttcaagttatttgatttaattttaactttggtttgaacctaataaccattaatcaatgaaattaaacaattaatatatataaaattaaatataattcataaatttttcataaaaataaatcaattcaaaaattgattcagtttgatttaatttgatttaactatataaattactattcggttcggttcggtttaaccaattttttctcttcaaaaccgaaccgagccgaaataactgaaatttttataatataaaatcgaaccaaatcgatttaattttaaaatcgaaccgattgaaccgaattgactcagttcgatttttcgatttaaaccgaatTCTTCTCAGCCCAAGTTAATTgacataaattatttataaaaaaaaataaaaattttcacaaAATCATGAatgaattatatttatttaaaaaaaattaaattaaaaaatataaatttttttgaaaaaaattaatcGAATAACTAATTAAAAagtttttcaattcaattttattaactaattaaaaaaattaaattgaataaatcaaatttcttgaaattataaattaaattaaactgaattttcaaattaaatcaagTCAATCAATTTTTCCATCTGAATCGAATTACACTCACCCTAATGATGAGATCATTAGGCAGTTGCAACGTGAAAGCCAAATAACTTAGACGTTCTTTAAAGAAGCTGAGGTTCAATCCAATCTTGCATTTAACCACTAAATTTCCATTAACATTTACAGACTAATTGTATATACCTATTATACAAAGAATATCCAAAATTTTTTATTGACTTAAGCTTAGCTTTCCATGGGACGTTTCCCATGAGGATCTAATCTTGGGCTGGTACGAGTTGAGCTAGATGCCGTAGCTGTATTAGTGTTTAAGCTCGAATCAAACGTCCGAGAATCAGAATCACTGAACGTTCCTGCAGTGGATGACATTCCTGGCGGCTGGTGAGATCTTCTATATCTGGAACCGGTTACCAAAGGCCTAGTTGGTTCTTCTAGATTGCCGGGTTTCTTCGATAACATGATGACTACGCGTCGCATATTTGGCCGTAACTGTGGATCGCCTTGTACGCATAGTAGCCCTATATGAATGCACATTTTTACTTGGCCATTGTCTGCTGACGACGTTAATGTTGGATCCATCAACTCCAGACTCCTATCCTTTTTATGGAGCTTATATGCCTGCACCAATAACAAAATCATGGTTAAAACCCAGCGAGGGTCAGGCATATCTTAAAAGCAGCAAAATGCAGGCTTGTAAAGGAGTGATAAATTTACTGAGTACTAGTAGAAGATTTAAGATTTAGAACTGATTTGTAGGGTTGCCTCATTTATGCATTAGCTTGTCAATGTTTGTTAATTTTATATCATTAGCAGCTAATTTGGGGACCTTCTATTTGACACCATTTCTCAGATCAAATGAAGCTTTGATCTAAAAATGCTCAATGTAATACAAGAAATGATTGCTCTTAACAATAAGATCATCCACTgttcactctttttttttttttttttttactcagaAAAAAAATTGTGATGCAAAAAGAATGTTGAATGACGTCCATCATGTCCCATTTTTCACTTTAGCGATTTTATAACTTTAACCTTTTCCATTTAGGAAATTATCTCTGGCCTCAAGGCTCACTAAGCAACCTGATTCGATGAAATACGAAGATTCCAATGGTTAATTTCCTTTACGCTTCCTTTTGACACATGAGATTGtcttctctctctctgtctctctctctcaccctcaatATAGGAGCACAACATAATAAACAAATAAAGATGGCCTCTAATTAAACAGAGGTAATTGGAGTCATACCCAATCAAGTAGATTCTGAGCCTCAACTGATTGGCTAAATGTTGAATTCCTCTGGCCACTGATAAGCTCCAGAACCACAACGCCAAAGCTAAATATATCTGCCTTCACTGATAAATGCCCACGCATGACATACTCTGGAGCCATATACGAACTGTTGACAATTAAAAACACATCAGTTACACTGACTGACCAGTTCTGTCCTAAGAACTTGGACAATATTAtattagtcttttttttttttttttttttggcgggGCTCTGTGGTGTGCAGTGGCATATAGTctagttgttgaaaaacatacttTGTACCCACCAAACGGGTGTTGACATGTGTTTGGTCTTCAGGGAAGAGGCGAGCCATACCAAAATCAGCAATCTTAGGAACCCACTTATCATCAAGTAAAATATTGCTGGCCTTGATG
The Hevea brasiliensis isolate MT/VB/25A 57/8 chromosome 18, ASM3005281v1, whole genome shotgun sequence genome window above contains:
- the LOC110670124 gene encoding cysteine-rich receptor-like protein kinase 43 gives rise to the protein MSKSKNFFQNLLKPFKLSSGRKGKSEEDLDQIAAQEQKQFAFDTLVSATKDFHPTHKLGEGGFGPVYRGKLADGREIAVKKLSHSSKQGKKEFMNEAKLLARVQHRNVVNLLGYCAHGTQKLLVYEYVANESLDKFLFKPNRRELLDWKRRYDIITGIARGLLYLHEDSHNCIIHRDIKASNILLDDKWVPKIADFGMARLFPEDQTHVNTRLVGTNSYMAPEYVMRGHLSVKADIFSFGVVVLELISGQRNSTFSQSVEAQNLLDWAYKLHKKDRSLELMDPTLTSSADNGQVKMCIHIGLLCVQGDPQLRPNMRRVVIMLSKKPGNLEEPTRPLVTGSRYRRSHQPPGMSSTAGTFSDSDSRTFDSSLNTNTATASSSTRTSPRLDPHGKRPMES